A region from the Lolium perenne isolate Kyuss_39 chromosome 4, Kyuss_2.0, whole genome shotgun sequence genome encodes:
- the LOC127297674 gene encoding uncharacterized protein, with product MGGAASSTANFQPVFREKDDGKRTTEVHQFRAHGDTSIQAVYTNEMSTVESILDMYLEWLKDERYRFVGLDLEYDFWQEKIAVMQIALREHVLVFHLIRCQDNIYPLRQFLKNKDVTFVGVDIRTDHKLLYKQWLYIPPGKHLDLQDILKIPGYGNGAGMATMASELIHPKYIGMKDKFVTDYDKFEGHNYREWKPLSDMNLEYASIDGYVAYELARIVTIVN from the exons ATGGGAGGGGCAGCATCATCCACCGCCAACTTCCAGCCAGTCTTCCGGGAGAAGGACGATGGCAAGCGGACCACGGAGGTTCACCAGTTCCGTGCGCATGGTGACACTTCGATCCAGGCTGTGTACACGAACGAGATGAGCACCGTCGAAAGCATCCTCGACATGTACCTGGAGTGGCTCAAGGATGAGAGGTACCGGTTTGTCGGCCTCGATCTTGAGTATGACTTCTGGCAGGAAAAAATTGCGGTCATGCAGATAGCTTTGAGGGAGCACGTTCTCGTCTTCCACTTGATCAG GTGCCAGGACAATATATACCCGCTAAGGCAATTCCTGAAGAATAAGGATGTCACATTTGTAGGTGTGGACATAAGGACTGACCACAAGTTGCTTTACAAGCAATGGCTGTATATTCCACCTGGAAAGCATCTGGACCTCCAGGATATATTGAAAATACCAGGTTATGGTAACGGGGCTGGCATGGCTACTATGGCTTCCGAGCTCATCCACCCCAAGTACATCGGCATGAAGGACAAGTTTGTGACGGACTACGACAAATTCGAAGGCCATAATTACCGGGAATGGAAGCCTCTATCCGATATGAACCTGGAGTATGCTTCCATTGATGGTTATGTCGCCTATGAACTCGCCCGCATTGTGACTATAGTGAACTAG
- the LOC139830817 gene encoding uncharacterized protein encodes MLCPCTKCLNLLRQKEDIVESHINCNGMTMHYKRWIFHGEPFSDDESNEGAYESDDDDSSEQGSDNFHDDVDTMVHDLEESGKKGSSEPNLYAKLNEEAKRELHKGCSTTSRLMFIIKMLYIKSYNRVTNRAFDQFFGVLCDSLPGVSFPRTYVEAKRALSDVGLGWRDMEGKRKVPHKVLRYFPIIPRLQRFFVSKKLSENTRWHKDKRIAQDNIMRHPTDGEAWKFFDKEFDWFPKDARNIKLGIATDGFNPFGNMSASYKDRDPPRKFTQEEVLQKIDIVKDTEPGKNPDRRKRKRTVEGEPNWHLKVSFFDLPYWSKLKFVHNLDVMHIEKNICDSILGTLLELEGKSKDTHNARVDLETFKIRRKYWMEPVGGRYAKPNAPWTLTKEKKRKLCRYLANTRFPDGFAANLSRCVDVDGGKVHSLKTHDCHILLQRVLPAGLKGVAPSEMYEAVAELGRFFRELCCKTLRIDLLERMKVEIVLILCKLEKLFPPAFFDVMVHLAIHLPSEAIQRGPVHYGWMYPIERRLGYLKKTVRNKSRPEGSIAEGYIVDECLSFCSRYLDDHNETRLNRAERNQYDRRIVGPHEFGIFSDGAKCLGKSSLMHFEKEFDSMVWTSKMKDDGFFKSVNTAVLWCKHAPFILASQAKTCFYLDDTEFGEPWKVVQLFGDRNVHDLPEKDAQGSNNAYQEDSFSEDFIVHQSENNEDEAEFEDQEVVSSDEVVHVDAHIVHEILQGRNHEVIDSSDDEQQVDKAADEDARSEDFDSDDDQ; translated from the exons ATGTTGTGCCCATGCACCAAATGCCTGAATTTGCTGCGGCAGAAGGAAGACATTGTTGAGTCTCACATTAACTGCAATGGTATGACCATGCACTATAAAAGATGGATTTTTCATGGAGAACCATTTAGTGATGATGAAAGCAATGAAGGTGCTTATGAAAGTGACGATGATGATAGCAGTGAGCAAGGCAGTGACAATTTTCATGATGATGTGGACACTATGGTACATGATCTAGAAGAGTCTGGTAAGAAAGGTAGTTCTGAACCTAATCTTTACGCTAAGCTGAATGAAGAAGCGAAGCGAGAGCTTCATAAGGGATGCAGCACTACCTCTAGGTTGATGTTCATTATAAAGATGCTATACATCAAATCATACAACCGCGTCACAAATAGAGCTTTTGATCAATTTTTTGGTGTCTTATGTGATTCTTTGCCGGGGGTGAGTTTTCCCAGAACTTACGTCGAAGCTAAGCGTGCcctttctgatgttgggcttgg ATGGAGGGACATGGAAGGAAAGAGAAAGGTTCCTCATAAGGTGCttaggtactttcctataatccCAAGGTTGCAAAGATTTTTTGTTTCAAAGAAACTGTCAGAGAACACAAGGTGGCATAAGGACAAGAGGATTGCTCAGGACAATATAATGAGGCACCCAACTGATGGTGAGGCGTGGAAGTTCTTTGACAAAGAGTTTGATTGGTTTCCTAAAGATGCACGCAACATCAAGCTCGGGATTGCGACAGATGGTTTCAATCCATTTGGAAATATGAGCGCCTCATACA AGGACAGAGATCCACCAAGAAAATTCACACAAGAAGAAGTATTGCAGAAGATAGACATAGTTAAGGATACAGAACCTGGCAAAAACCCTGATCGTAGGAAGCGAAAACGTACAGTGGAAGGTGAACCGAACTGGCACCTCAAGGTTAGCTTCTTTGATCTACCAtattggtcaaaactgaaatttgtgCACAACCTAGATGTGATGCACAttgagaagaatatatgtgacagtATCCTTGGTACCCTTCTTGAACTAGAGGGAAAGAGTAAGGACACACATAATGCTAGAGTGGATCTTGAGACATTCAAAATAAGGAGAAAATATTGGATGGAACCTGTGGGAGGTAGATATGCCAAGCCAAATGCACCATGGACACTTactaaagaaaagaaaagaaagttgtgcAGGTATCTTGCCAATACTAGGTTCCCTGATGGATTTGCTGCAAACCTATCAAGATGTGTGGATGTGGATGGTGGTAAAGTACACAGTTTGAAGACACATGATTGTCACATACTGTTGCAGCGTGTGTTGCCAGCTGGTCTTAAAGGTGTTGCACCAAGTGAAATGTATGAGGCAGTAGCAGAACTGGGAAGATTTTTTAGAGAGTTGTGTTGCAAAACACTGAGAATTGATTTGCTTGAAAGAATGAAGGTTGAAATTGTTTTAATTCTTTGcaagcttgagaagttattcccCCCTGCTTTTTTTGATGTCATGGTCCACTTAGCAATTCATCTACCTAGTGAGGCAATTCAAAGGGGCCCTGTTCACTATGGATGGATGTATCCTATTGAGAGAAGACTAGGGTACCTGAAGAAAACAGTGCGCAACAAATCTAGGCCAGAAGGTTCAATTGCCGAGGGAtatattgttgatgagtgtttgtcATTTTGCTCAAGATATTTAGATGATCACAATGAAACGAGGTTAAACAGAGCTGAAAGAAACCAATATGATCGTCGAATAGTTGGACCACATGAGTTTGGTATCTTTTCTGACGGGGCTAAATGCTTGGGGAAATCATCTTTGATGCATTTTGAGAAAGAATTCGACAGCATGGTTTG GACTTCGAAGATGAAGGATGATGGATTCTTCAAAAGCGTGAACACTGCAGTTTTATGGTGTAAGCATGCCCCTTTTATTTTGGCTAGTCAAGCTAAGACATGCTTCTACTTGGATGACACTGAATTTGGGGAACCTTGGAAGGTGGTTCAACTCTTCGGAGATAGAAATGTGCACGATCTTCCAGAAAAAGATGCACAAGGGAGCAACAATGCTTACCAAGAAGACAGTTTTTCAGAAGATTTCATTGTCCATCAATCTGAGAACAatgaagatgaagctgaattCGAAGATCAAGAGGTTGTTTCATCTGATGAAGTGGTACATGTCGATGCTCATATTGTTCATGAAATATTACAAGGAAGAAATCATGAAGTAATAGACAGTAGTGATGATGAACAACAGGTTGACAAAGCAGCTGATGAGGATGCAAGAAGTGAAGATTTTGACAGTGATGATGACCAGTAG